The following are encoded in a window of Amphibacillus xylanus NBRC 15112 genomic DNA:
- a CDS encoding glycosyltransferase family 4 protein → MNENGVDILLMGDNGLDTVGGEQESTKIIINGSKDKYSLGVIQPGKVSKPKPGVEYFDLTEHTRIKHLVKNPLDFIRYILKVRKIINDKKPKVIHTQAQVSFFIVALLKKFRLISKDNHLIHTERGLYTKYNKPFKQLFFFFMKELNTLVTTTEFNMKYWREALEVKRFSLDYKIIENTAGDLFEAYDEVVGKADEGILTVGFAGRYTAWKNWPLAVEISEKLDKVLGDSLHVKMAIGCLDEKALEETKAMYGKLEQTFGSRFDGKININLEEMDKFYYDIDVFILTSNHNTESFGRTLVEAMSRKTIVLTTDAGGSVEVVGNKNNVHKTADEFVDKVMEFFKNKNEMAEEKERNMRRVREVYSLENNLSKHLEMYEEIIGDVYSEDVKI, encoded by the coding sequence ATGAATGAAAATGGAGTAGACATATTACTGATGGGTGACAATGGTCTGGACACTGTTGGAGGAGAACAAGAATCAACTAAGATTATAATTAATGGTTCAAAAGATAAGTATTCATTAGGTGTAATTCAGCCAGGAAAAGTTAGTAAACCCAAACCTGGTGTTGAATATTTCGATTTAACAGAACATACGAGAATTAAGCATTTAGTAAAGAATCCTCTTGATTTCATTAGATATATATTGAAGGTAAGAAAAATAATCAATGATAAAAAGCCTAAGGTTATTCACACTCAGGCACAAGTCAGTTTCTTTATAGTTGCATTACTTAAGAAATTTAGATTGATTTCAAAAGATAATCATCTGATTCATACGGAACGAGGTCTCTATACGAAATACAACAAGCCTTTTAAGCAATTATTTTTCTTTTTTATGAAAGAGCTAAATACACTTGTCACAACTACTGAGTTCAACATGAAGTATTGGCGAGAGGCTTTAGAGGTAAAAAGATTTTCATTAGACTATAAGATAATTGAGAATACTGCAGGTGATTTGTTTGAAGCTTATGATGAAGTAGTAGGAAAAGCAGATGAGGGTATCTTAACTGTTGGATTTGCTGGAAGATATACCGCCTGGAAGAACTGGCCGCTAGCAGTAGAGATATCTGAGAAACTTGATAAAGTTCTTGGAGATAGCTTGCATGTGAAAATGGCTATAGGTTGTTTGGATGAAAAAGCACTAGAAGAAACGAAAGCAATGTATGGCAAATTAGAGCAAACCTTCGGAAGTAGATTTGACGGCAAAATTAATATCAATTTAGAAGAAATGGATAAGTTTTATTATGATATTGATGTGTTTATTTTGACTTCTAATCATAATACTGAATCGTTTGGTAGAACATTAGTTGAAGCTATGAGTAGAAAGACTATAGTGTTGACAACTGATGCCGGAGGTTCAGTTGAGGTGGTTGGAAATAAGAATAATGTACATAAAACTGCAGATGAGTTTGTAGATAAAGTCATGGAATTTTTTAAAAATAAAAATGAGATGGCTGAAGAGAAAGAGAGAAATATGAGAAGAGTAAGAGAAGTCTACTCTTTGGAGAATAACTTAAGTAAGCATTTAGAAATGTATGAAGAGATAATCGGTGACGTTTATAGCGAGGATGTGAAGATATGA
- a CDS encoding NAD-dependent epimerase/dehydratase family protein — translation MKNILITGKNSYIGTSLQNWLMREPDKYKVDTVDMKDGSWKEKDFGSYDVVFHVAGIAHVSSDPKMEDLYYKVNRDLTIETAKKAKAEGVKQFIFMSSIIVYGDSSSTKRVIDRNTVPTPSNFYGNSKLQAEEGIKHLESDDFKIVVVRPPMIYGKGSKGNYPRLANMAKKIPVFPDIDNERSMLHIDNLCEFIKVMIDHEETGLYFPQNKEYVKTSELVRLIGEVHGKKIVMTKLFNPVLRLMFGIGIVNKVFGNLVYEKSMSNYDKANYRIKDFKDSIELTELESGQ, via the coding sequence ATGAAAAATATATTAATCACTGGAAAAAACAGTTACATAGGTACATCTCTTCAGAATTGGCTCATGAGAGAACCTGATAAATATAAAGTAGATACGGTTGATATGAAAGATGGATCATGGAAAGAGAAAGACTTCGGTTCATATGATGTTGTGTTTCATGTGGCAGGGATTGCGCACGTATCATCTGATCCTAAGATGGAAGACCTCTACTATAAAGTAAATAGAGACCTAACGATTGAGACTGCTAAGAAGGCCAAGGCAGAAGGTGTAAAGCAGTTCATTTTTATGAGCAGCATCATAGTTTATGGCGATAGCAGCAGTACTAAAAGAGTTATTGATAGAAATACTGTTCCAACACCAAGTAATTTCTATGGAAATAGTAAGCTACAGGCTGAAGAAGGCATCAAACATTTAGAGTCTGATGATTTTAAGATTGTGGTGGTTAGGCCACCAATGATTTATGGAAAAGGGTCTAAAGGGAACTATCCAAGGCTTGCAAACATGGCAAAGAAGATACCAGTATTTCCTGACATCGATAATGAGCGCAGTATGCTTCATATAGATAATCTTTGTGAGTTCATTAAGGTGATGATCGATCATGAAGAGACAGGTCTTTACTTCCCACAGAACAAAGAGTATGTGAAGACAAGTGAGTTGGTTAGATTGATTGGTGAAGTTCATGGGAAGAAGATAGTGATGACTAAGCTGTTTAATCCGGTCTTGAGGTTGATGTTTGGGATTGGAATAGTGAATAAGGTATTCGGCAATTTGGTTTATGAGAAGTCTATGAGTAACTATGATAAGGCGAATTACCGAATAAAAGATTTCAAAGATTCTATTGAGTTGACTGAATTGGAGAGTGGACAGTGA
- a CDS encoding sugar transferase, whose protein sequence is MNYMTTKRLIDIILSLLGLILLSPIFLILIIAIKIDSRGPVLFKQKRIGIHKSHFHILKFRTMRIDTPKDTPTHLLDNPDQWITRVGKFLRKTSLDELPQIINIVKGEMSIIGPRPALWNQFDLIAERDKYGANDVPVGLTGWAQINGRDELPIEIKAKLDGEYVDRIGFIMDVKCFFGTIVSVFKSDGVVEGGTGVKAKAAEENSNNSKAEETVAK, encoded by the coding sequence ATGAATTACATGACTACCAAGAGATTAATTGACATCATACTATCATTATTAGGTCTAATTTTACTATCCCCTATTTTTCTAATTCTTATTATTGCCATAAAAATTGACTCGCGAGGACCCGTGCTTTTCAAACAAAAGCGCATCGGCATCCACAAGAGTCATTTTCATATTCTGAAGTTCAGAACAATGAGAATTGACACACCTAAAGACACACCAACACATCTACTCGACAACCCAGATCAATGGATTACTAGAGTAGGCAAGTTTTTAAGAAAAACAAGCTTAGATGAATTACCACAAATTATTAACATCGTAAAAGGTGAAATGAGCATTATTGGCCCAAGACCCGCACTATGGAATCAATTCGATTTGATTGCTGAAAGGGATAAATACGGTGCTAATGATGTTCCGGTCGGACTCACAGGTTGGGCGCAAATTAACGGACGAGATGAATTGCCGATCGAAATCAAAGCGAAGCTAGATGGTGAATATGTTGATCGGATTGGTTTTATTATGGATGTGAAATGCTTTTTCGGTACGATTGTTAGTGTGTTTAAGAGTGATGGAGTTGTTGAAGGTGGGACTGGGGTTAAAGCTAAAGCAGCTGAAGAAAACTCTAATAATTCTAAAGCTGAGGAGACAGTGGCAAAATGA
- a CDS encoding polysaccharide biosynthesis protein, whose translation MSYRKRLISLILLDSLMIATAIFLAAWVVYPARSDWDTNIVCFSAIGLLIFHFIYALIFKLYHKIWAYASVKELKAIIYSVTLANLSTAVFQYFINDFKIYRRAMLVTWLIHLTVIGGSRFIWRVFRDHYINPNPNRKRTLIIGAGDAGAMIARQLTNGQTDVDLNPIGFVDDDPMKQKMHVFNLPVLGTTEEIEAIVEAKQIEHIIIAIPSIRNGELKAIINRCNNTAKKVQILPKLEDLATGRVSVKMLRNIDVEDVLGRPPVELDIDAISTYVTDNTVMVTGAGGSIGSEICRQLMRFNPSRILLVGHGEFSIYTIEKELQKTYGHTTTEIIPLIADVQDRDRIFNIVKQYQPWIIYHAAAHKHVPLMEYNPHEAIKNNVIGTKNVAEAADVFNVHTFVLVSTDKAVNPTNVMGGTKRIAEMIIQDLATRSKTKFVAVRFGNVLGSRGSVIPLFKEQIAEGGPVTVTHPEMTRYFMTIPEATRLVIQAGTLANGGEIFVLDMGEPVKIVDLAKNMINLSGYSTDDIEIKFTGIRPGEKMYEELLNKDEIHPREVYEKIYIGKTDQVDINPVLQLIDTFEQFDNVQVKDAIMDIVFAEQKIKTSIS comes from the coding sequence ATGTCATATCGCAAGCGACTTATCTCACTTATATTGCTTGACTCACTTATGATTGCAACAGCTATATTCCTAGCGGCATGGGTTGTTTATCCTGCACGATCAGATTGGGATACTAATATCGTATGCTTTAGCGCAATCGGACTATTAATCTTTCATTTTATCTATGCTTTAATTTTTAAACTCTATCATAAGATTTGGGCATATGCGAGTGTTAAAGAATTAAAAGCGATTATCTACTCTGTTACATTAGCGAATCTATCAACAGCAGTTTTCCAGTACTTCATTAATGATTTTAAGATTTATCGCCGGGCAATGCTCGTTACGTGGCTCATTCATTTAACTGTGATCGGTGGTTCACGCTTTATTTGGCGGGTTTTCCGAGATCACTATATTAATCCAAATCCAAATCGAAAGCGTACATTAATTATTGGTGCAGGTGATGCGGGAGCGATGATCGCCAGACAACTTACAAACGGGCAAACAGACGTAGACTTAAACCCAATTGGATTTGTTGATGATGATCCGATGAAGCAAAAAATGCACGTCTTTAATCTACCTGTCCTAGGTACGACTGAAGAAATCGAAGCAATCGTTGAAGCCAAGCAAATTGAACATATAATTATTGCCATACCATCAATTCGAAATGGTGAACTTAAGGCAATTATTAATCGTTGTAATAACACAGCGAAGAAGGTACAAATTTTGCCGAAACTTGAAGACCTTGCGACTGGTCGTGTATCGGTTAAAATGTTAAGAAATATCGACGTGGAGGATGTCCTCGGACGTCCACCGGTAGAGCTTGATATCGATGCAATCTCAACATATGTGACTGACAATACCGTTATGGTAACAGGTGCAGGAGGATCGATCGGGTCGGAGATTTGCCGTCAGCTGATGCGCTTTAATCCGTCAAGAATTCTATTAGTCGGCCATGGTGAGTTTAGTATTTATACAATCGAAAAAGAATTACAGAAGACATACGGACATACGACTACTGAAATTATTCCACTTATAGCTGATGTCCAAGACCGTGACCGAATCTTTAATATTGTAAAACAATATCAACCGTGGATTATCTATCATGCAGCTGCACATAAGCATGTGCCACTCATGGAATATAATCCACATGAAGCGATTAAAAACAATGTCATCGGAACGAAAAATGTTGCAGAAGCAGCCGATGTATTCAATGTTCATACATTTGTTTTAGTCTCAACGGATAAAGCCGTTAACCCAACTAACGTTATGGGCGGTACAAAACGTATTGCAGAAATGATCATCCAAGACCTTGCGACACGAAGTAAAACGAAATTCGTTGCCGTCCGTTTTGGTAATGTACTAGGTAGCCGTGGCTCAGTTATCCCACTATTTAAAGAACAAATAGCAGAAGGTGGACCAGTTACAGTCACACACCCAGAGATGACACGTTATTTTATGACGATACCAGAAGCGACAAGACTTGTGATTCAAGCAGGCACACTTGCAAATGGTGGAGAAATTTTCGTCCTCGATATGGGCGAGCCTGTTAAAATTGTTGACCTGGCAAAAAATATGATCAACCTATCAGGCTATTCAACTGATGACATTGAAATTAAATTCACTGGTATTCGACCAGGTGAGAAAATGTACGAAGAACTACTTAATAAGGATGAAATTCATCCAAGAGAAGTATACGAGAAGATATATATCGGCAAAACAGACCAAGTTGACATTAATCCAGTCTTACAGCTAATCGACACATTTGAGCAATTTGATAATGTTCAAGTTAAAGACGCCATTATGGACATCGTTTTTGCCGAACAAAAGATCAAAACTAGCATTTCTTAA
- the galU gene encoding UTP--glucose-1-phosphate uridylyltransferase GalU, with the protein MAKVKKAIIPAAGLGTRFLPVTKAMPKEMLPIVDKPTIQYIVEEAVASGIEDIIIVTGKGKRAIEDHFDFAPELEQNLKAKNKLDLLHKVEQSTNLADIHYIRQKEPKGLGHAVWCARKFIGDEPFAVLLGDDIVESDVPCLKQLINQFEDKQSSVIGVQQVPEALTERYGIVDPGAKVNGRLYEVDHFVEKPPLGTAPSNLAIMGRYVFTPEIFRFLERHQIGAGGEIQLTDAIQMLNEIQKVYAYDFQGRRYDVGEQLGFIETTIEFALKNKEIGEDVKKLLFDLTDQLRAEE; encoded by the coding sequence ATGGCGAAAGTAAAAAAAGCAATTATCCCAGCAGCCGGTCTAGGGACTCGGTTTTTACCAGTGACAAAGGCGATGCCGAAAGAAATGTTACCAATTGTTGATAAACCGACAATTCAATACATCGTCGAGGAAGCAGTTGCTTCGGGCATCGAAGATATTATTATCGTAACCGGAAAAGGTAAACGTGCGATTGAGGATCACTTTGATTTCGCACCAGAGCTTGAGCAAAATCTAAAGGCTAAAAACAAACTAGATTTGTTACATAAAGTTGAGCAATCTACAAATTTAGCGGATATTCACTATATTCGTCAAAAAGAACCAAAAGGTCTTGGACATGCAGTTTGGTGTGCTCGTAAATTTATCGGTGATGAGCCATTTGCGGTGCTACTCGGTGATGATATTGTTGAAAGTGACGTACCATGCTTAAAACAATTGATTAATCAATTTGAAGATAAACAATCATCAGTGATTGGTGTTCAACAAGTGCCAGAAGCATTAACTGAACGCTACGGAATCGTAGATCCAGGTGCAAAGGTGAATGGTCGACTCTATGAAGTGGATCATTTTGTTGAGAAGCCACCACTAGGTACTGCACCATCAAATCTAGCGATTATGGGACGCTACGTGTTTACACCTGAAATTTTCCGATTCTTAGAGCGTCATCAAATCGGTGCAGGTGGAGAAATTCAATTAACAGACGCAATCCAAATGTTAAATGAAATTCAGAAAGTATACGCCTATGACTTCCAAGGACGTCGCTACGATGTAGGGGAACAACTCGGTTTCATTGAAACGACGATTGAATTCGCACTGAAAAATAAAGAAATCGGCGAAGATGTTAAAAAGCTCCTGTTTGATTTAACAGATCAACTAAGAGCAGAAGAATAA
- a CDS encoding tyrosine-protein phosphatase codes for MIDIHCHILPGVDDGAKHLEDSVAMARLAVAEGIHTIIATPHHKNGRYNNPKKSVLSDLTRLNDRIQQEEIPLTILPGQEVRVHGELIEGYEADEILTLNGASRYIFIELPTEHIPRYTEQLLFDIQMKDLIPIIVHPERNTVLREQPGQLYHFVRNGALTQITAASLVGKFGTKIKKFTHELIEHNLTHFIASDAHNTKSRGFYMREANQIITEQYGQHTLFTFMDNAQQIVDNKMVYIDEPIMIKRKKFLGLF; via the coding sequence ATGATAGATATACATTGTCATATACTACCCGGTGTAGACGACGGAGCAAAACATCTAGAAGACAGCGTAGCCATGGCAAGACTAGCCGTCGCAGAAGGCATTCATACGATAATAGCAACCCCACATCATAAAAATGGGCGTTACAATAATCCGAAAAAATCAGTACTTTCCGATTTAACTAGATTAAATGATCGAATCCAACAAGAGGAGATCCCATTGACAATTTTGCCTGGGCAAGAAGTAAGAGTTCATGGTGAACTGATTGAAGGTTACGAAGCCGACGAAATTCTAACCTTAAACGGAGCAAGTCGCTATATTTTTATTGAGCTACCAACAGAACATATTCCACGATATACAGAACAGCTGTTATTTGACATTCAGATGAAGGACTTAATCCCAATCATCGTTCACCCAGAAAGAAACACAGTCTTACGGGAACAACCAGGACAGCTCTACCACTTCGTTAGAAACGGTGCATTAACACAAATTACTGCCGCAAGCCTAGTAGGCAAATTCGGTACAAAAATAAAAAAATTCACACATGAATTAATTGAACATAATTTAACACACTTTATCGCATCAGACGCACATAACACGAAGTCAAGAGGCTTCTATATGCGTGAAGCAAACCAAATAATCACAGAACAATACGGGCAGCACACTCTATTCACATTTATGGACAACGCCCAACAGATCGTCGATAATAAGATGGTCTACATTGATGAGCCAATAATGATTAAACGGAAGAAATTCCTCGGTCTATTTTAA
- the thiT gene encoding energy-coupled thiamine transporter ThiT, translating into MQSKRTLFFIEVAIFTALALILDIIPFLSFKIWAQGGSISFAMIPVFIVAFRWGLKGGLLSGLLFGILQVATGTAWIGHPIQGILDYPIAFMVLGFAGLLAPAVQAALKNNNTKRFVGMVTVGVLIGITLRFITHYVAGVVFFESLIEGMNIWVYSLVYNSSYLIPSFVINVAAVSFLFNKRPHLVAATTK; encoded by the coding sequence ATGCAATCTAAACGTACACTATTTTTCATTGAGGTGGCTATCTTTACAGCACTAGCACTTATTTTAGACATCATTCCATTTCTGTCATTTAAAATCTGGGCACAAGGTGGTTCAATCTCATTTGCGATGATCCCAGTCTTTATCGTTGCATTTCGTTGGGGCTTAAAAGGAGGCCTACTGTCTGGCTTACTTTTTGGGATTCTCCAAGTTGCAACAGGAACAGCATGGATTGGTCACCCGATACAGGGTATTCTCGACTATCCAATCGCATTTATGGTATTAGGATTTGCGGGACTACTCGCACCAGCTGTTCAAGCAGCATTAAAAAATAACAATACCAAACGATTCGTCGGCATGGTGACAGTTGGTGTATTAATTGGTATCACACTTAGATTTATCACACACTATGTTGCAGGAGTTGTCTTCTTTGAATCATTAATCGAAGGGATGAATATTTGGGTCTACTCACTCGTTTATAACAGCTCGTACCTCATCCCATCATTTGTAATAAATGTTGCTGCCGTAAGCTTTCTATTTAATAAACGCCCACACCTTGTAGCTGCGACAACAAAATAA
- a CDS encoding CpsD/CapB family tyrosine-protein kinase, with the protein MAKHKRPVKQAARHLITKLNPRSPISEQFRTIRTNLQFTAVDDTLETMLVTSANPSEGKSLTIANLAIVFAQQEKKVLLVDADMRKPTVHYTFRIDNRRGLSSLLVGEYELNEAAIKSDVPNLDILPSGPIPPNPSELLGSNKMRRLIDEAKDQYDLVIFDTPPVLAVTDAQLLANFVDGSLLVIRSKQTDQESAIKAKELLEPAKAKLLGAVLNDVQTSKDQYYYYGE; encoded by the coding sequence ATGGCTAAACATAAAAGACCAGTTAAACAAGCAGCTAGACATTTAATTACTAAACTGAATCCACGCTCACCAATCTCTGAGCAATTCCGTACGATTCGAACAAATTTACAGTTTACTGCGGTAGACGATACACTTGAAACGATGCTCGTGACATCAGCTAACCCGTCAGAAGGTAAATCACTTACGATTGCCAACCTAGCGATCGTTTTTGCCCAACAAGAAAAGAAGGTGCTTTTAGTTGACGCCGACATGCGTAAACCAACTGTTCACTATACATTTAGAATCGACAACCGCCGTGGTTTAAGTAGTTTACTCGTTGGTGAGTATGAGCTTAACGAAGCAGCAATTAAATCTGATGTCCCAAATCTAGACATTTTACCATCTGGTCCAATTCCGCCGAATCCATCAGAATTACTCGGCTCGAATAAGATGCGTCGCTTAATTGACGAGGCAAAAGACCAGTATGATCTAGTTATTTTTGATACACCACCTGTTCTTGCAGTAACAGATGCTCAGTTACTTGCCAACTTTGTTGATGGCTCACTACTCGTTATTCGTAGTAAGCAAACAGACCAGGAATCTGCGATTAAAGCAAAAGAACTGCTTGAACCAGCCAAAGCAAAATTACTTGGAGCCGTACTAAACGACGTCCAAACATCAAAAGATCAGTATTATTATTACGGAGAATAG
- a CDS encoding YveK family protein: MEETITLKEIAQIIKKRLGLIIVLTIGSAIISGIFTYFFITPIYRANSQFLVNQNQPNATVELNEIRTNVELINTYSVIIRSNRILDEVIDELQLTISPSALAEKISVTNENGSQVVTVSATDPDPKMAVDLANVTVEVFQDQIDELMNVDNVNILNPAVLPANPTPVSPNLTLNIAIAFVLGGMVGVGLAFLFEYLDTTVKTETDVEKIVGLPVIGVVAKVQETDLVHIQQHANRRQARERGVTYNG; encoded by the coding sequence ATGGAGGAAACAATTACACTAAAAGAGATCGCTCAGATAATTAAAAAGAGACTAGGATTAATCATTGTCCTAACAATAGGATCAGCGATTATAAGCGGTATATTTACATACTTTTTTATCACACCAATTTATCGAGCTAATTCACAATTTCTTGTGAATCAAAATCAACCCAACGCAACAGTAGAATTAAATGAAATTCGAACAAACGTTGAATTAATCAATACCTATAGCGTAATTATCAGAAGTAACCGGATTCTTGATGAAGTGATTGATGAACTTCAATTGACAATCTCACCATCAGCACTTGCTGAAAAAATTTCCGTCACAAATGAGAATGGATCACAAGTGGTAACCGTCTCGGCTACAGATCCCGATCCAAAGATGGCAGTTGATCTTGCCAATGTGACCGTTGAAGTTTTCCAAGATCAAATAGACGAATTAATGAATGTTGATAACGTAAATATATTAAATCCTGCAGTTCTACCAGCAAACCCGACACCAGTGAGTCCAAATCTCACACTAAATATTGCTATCGCCTTTGTCTTAGGTGGTATGGTTGGTGTTGGTTTAGCATTCTTATTTGAATACTTAGATACAACTGTAAAAACAGAAACTGACGTTGAAAAAATTGTTGGTCTCCCTGTCATTGGTGTTGTGGCAAAAGTTCAAGAAACTGACCTCGTGCACATACAACAACATGCAAATAGACGTCAAGCTAGAGAAAGGGGAGTAACATATAATGGCTAA
- a CDS encoding EAL domain-containing protein yields the protein MLIDHFIEKRLFTHNFQPIYHLNSHQCLGFEALMRPFDFPNPELAFEAAKRAGRLYDLDTASIELVMRSFRDSRLSDGDAVLFINVLPSTLINPNFSTFIYHTLHTNQLRADQIVLEISESEQMDQLLDSFHMIHDLVDYGFQFALDDVGKGYSNFDVIIEFPFKYIKLDRLFSTQLHLSSKKKALVQLFRDYCRDQQIQLVLEGLETRQEYLFAMQLGVEVAQGYFLGRPKAIEEVRAFL from the coding sequence ATGTTGATCGATCATTTTATCGAAAAAAGACTTTTTACACATAATTTTCAGCCCATCTATCACTTAAACAGTCATCAGTGTCTTGGATTTGAAGCGCTAATGAGGCCGTTTGATTTTCCAAATCCTGAGTTAGCGTTTGAGGCGGCTAAGCGGGCTGGGCGCTTGTATGATCTCGATACTGCATCGATTGAATTAGTGATGCGCTCTTTTCGGGATTCTCGTCTTTCTGATGGTGATGCGGTCTTATTTATTAATGTGCTCCCTTCTACTTTAATCAATCCTAATTTTTCTACGTTTATTTATCACACTTTACACACCAATCAATTACGAGCGGATCAAATCGTTTTGGAAATTTCCGAGTCAGAACAGATGGATCAATTGCTCGATTCCTTTCATATGATTCATGATCTTGTTGATTATGGTTTCCAATTTGCACTTGATGATGTCGGTAAGGGTTATTCCAATTTTGATGTTATCATTGAATTTCCGTTTAAGTATATAAAACTTGATCGCTTGTTTAGTACGCAGCTTCATCTTTCAAGTAAGAAAAAAGCTCTAGTTCAGCTATTTCGCGATTATTGTAGGGATCAGCAGATCCAGCTTGTGTTAGAAGGATTGGAGACGCGGCAGGAGTATCTTTTTGCTATGCAATTAGGTGTTGAGGTTGCGCAAGGTTATTTTCTCGGTCGTCCAAAAGCAATTGAAGAAGTGCGTGCATTTTTGTAA
- a CDS encoding zinc ribbon domain-containing protein gives MICGKCQTINNDDAKFCINCGKQIDHLKQNPVENEPEVKVEATATQATDENPTSAAGAESVQPPKRPMEPDPTIEMAKEIGQSFWNYLLNGLKAPYQASKEVGAKQADLINGLITLIIFSAFLPLSVYLSGTMLMAGWGRPSFIRTVVIPFFLFILFIAITVAVLFAVARLMNSKIDFLQVFTRFMTFMIIPAGLALLSFVVSIFNAYLFSTILMSLVFLTMFLASIATIFTIKDTKEKPGGLDVTYVIIIHFLIMTIVLLLFSDALIGQLINQMMW, from the coding sequence ATGATCTGTGGAAAATGCCAAACAATCAATAACGATGATGCAAAATTTTGTATCAATTGTGGAAAACAAATTGATCATTTAAAGCAAAATCCAGTTGAAAATGAGCCAGAGGTGAAGGTTGAAGCTACTGCTACGCAGGCGACTGATGAAAATCCGACTAGTGCTGCTGGGGCGGAAAGCGTTCAGCCACCTAAGCGTCCGATGGAGCCAGATCCAACAATTGAAATGGCAAAAGAGATTGGCCAAAGTTTTTGGAATTACTTACTTAATGGTTTGAAGGCACCTTATCAAGCAAGTAAGGAAGTTGGTGCTAAGCAAGCTGATTTAATTAATGGACTAATTACTTTAATTATCTTTTCTGCTTTCCTTCCGTTATCTGTTTATCTATCAGGTACGATGTTGATGGCTGGATGGGGACGTCCGTCTTTCATTAGAACTGTTGTTATTCCGTTTTTCTTGTTTATTTTATTTATTGCAATTACGGTAGCAGTTCTGTTTGCAGTCGCACGACTAATGAATTCTAAAATTGACTTCTTACAAGTCTTTACACGTTTCATGACGTTTATGATTATTCCAGCTGGACTCGCTTTATTATCTTTTGTCGTAAGTATTTTCAACGCATACTTGTTTAGTACTATTTTAATGTCGTTAGTATTTTTAACTATGTTCTTAGCAAGTATTGCAACGATCTTTACGATTAAAGATACAAAAGAAAAACCAGGTGGATTAGATGTTACTTACGTGATTATTATTCATTTCTTAATCATGACGATCGTGTTGCTATTATTCAGTGACGCACTTATCGGACAGTTAATCAATCAGATGATGTGGTAA